A genomic region of Exiguobacterium sp. Helios contains the following coding sequences:
- the whiA gene encoding DNA-binding protein WhiA, producing the protein MSFASEVKKELTQIAITDHEMKAELAALARMNGAISFGLGRGLTLDISTENASIARRIYSLLKRAYAVHLDLLVRKKMRLKKNNVYIVRVKQQADKILQDLGILGEGFTMIRSISDSIVNDERRARAYLRGAFLAGGSLNNPATSSYHLEIFSLYEEHNAALRSLTNQFDLNAKAIERKKGHILYIKESEKISDFLKLVGATYSMLRFEDVRILKDMRNSVNRLVNCETANLNKTVGAALRQVENIKFLERTVGLDVLPDKLREIAILRVTHQDVTLQELGEMVESGSISKSGINHRLRKIDQIADKIRNGESMTGAL; encoded by the coding sequence GTGAGTTTTGCATCAGAAGTCAAAAAAGAGTTAACGCAAATCGCGATCACCGATCATGAAATGAAGGCGGAACTTGCTGCCTTGGCCCGGATGAATGGAGCAATCTCATTTGGACTGGGACGTGGACTGACACTGGATATCTCGACGGAAAACGCTTCGATTGCCCGCCGTATTTATTCCTTGCTCAAACGCGCCTATGCCGTCCATCTGGATTTACTCGTCCGGAAAAAAATGCGTCTGAAGAAAAATAATGTCTATATCGTCCGCGTCAAACAACAGGCGGATAAGATTTTACAAGACCTTGGTATTTTAGGGGAAGGGTTTACGATGATCCGTTCGATTAGTGATTCGATCGTCAACGACGAACGGCGTGCGCGGGCCTATCTGCGCGGTGCCTTTTTAGCCGGAGGCTCGTTGAACAATCCGGCGACGTCTTCGTACCATCTGGAAATCTTCAGTCTGTACGAAGAACATAATGCTGCTTTACGCAGCCTGACGAATCAGTTTGATTTGAATGCAAAAGCGATTGAACGGAAAAAAGGACATATTCTCTACATCAAGGAAAGTGAGAAGATTTCTGATTTTCTTAAGCTCGTCGGAGCAACGTATTCGATGTTACGGTTTGAGGATGTCCGGATTTTAAAAGATATGCGGAATTCGGTCAACCGGCTCGTCAACTGTGAGACGGCGAACCTCAACAAAACCGTCGGGGCGGCGTTACGCCAGGTCGAGAACATTAAGTTTCTCGAACGGACGGTCGGACTTGATGTCTTGCCGGACAAATTAAGAGAAATCGCCATCTTGCGGGTGACACATCAAGACGTGACCTTGCAGGAACTCGGTGAGATGGTCGAGAGTGGTTCCATCTCGAAATCCGGGATCAATCATCGATTGCGCAAGATTGATCAAATTGCGGATAAAATCCGAAACGGCGAGTCGATGACCGGGGCTCTTTAG
- the yvcK gene encoding YvcK family protein codes for MKWERKVVAIGGGTGLSTLLRGLKHYPLDITAIVTVADDGGSSGRLRTEFNMLPPGDIRNVIVSLSKSETLMDRIMQYRFETGEGLHGHSLGNLMLTAATQLCNGSFVEAIGVMGQLLNAEGKVYPATERTITLCAEFEDGTIVKGESLIPKVGKVIERIFLEEEDVRPVPEAIQAILDADVIVLGPGSLYTSVIPNVLIEEIRDAISQSLAPVVYICNVMTQPGETTAFTANDHLNVLERFLGKGVIDTIIVNNESIDVSYLRKYQKDHADIVTYDESSFEEAGIEVLADDIVDYNHHFIRHDSDAVASLVMRKVLSIRRVRQFEGKEELT; via the coding sequence ATGAAATGGGAACGAAAAGTCGTCGCTATCGGCGGAGGAACGGGCCTATCGACTCTCTTGCGCGGATTAAAACATTACCCGCTTGATATCACGGCCATCGTCACCGTCGCGGATGACGGCGGAAGCTCGGGCCGTCTACGGACAGAGTTTAACATGTTACCGCCGGGCGATATCCGGAACGTCATCGTCTCGCTGTCGAAATCGGAAACGTTGATGGACCGGATCATGCAGTACCGTTTTGAGACGGGAGAAGGTCTGCACGGGCACTCACTCGGTAATTTGATGCTGACGGCAGCGACGCAGCTCTGTAACGGCTCCTTCGTCGAAGCGATCGGTGTCATGGGACAACTCTTGAATGCCGAAGGGAAAGTCTATCCGGCGACGGAACGGACGATTACGTTATGCGCCGAGTTTGAAGACGGAACGATCGTCAAAGGGGAATCCCTGATTCCGAAAGTCGGCAAAGTCATCGAGCGGATTTTCCTCGAGGAAGAGGATGTCCGTCCGGTTCCGGAAGCGATTCAGGCGATTCTTGATGCTGATGTCATCGTCCTCGGTCCCGGCAGTCTCTATACGAGTGTCATTCCGAACGTCCTGATTGAGGAAATCCGGGACGCCATCAGTCAATCGCTTGCGCCGGTCGTCTATATTTGTAACGTCATGACGCAACCGGGTGAGACGACAGCCTTTACGGCAAATGATCACTTGAATGTGTTGGAACGATTCCTCGGTAAAGGGGTGATTGATACAATCATCGTCAACAACGAATCGATTGATGTCAGTTATCTGCGGAAGTATCAAAAGGATCATGCCGACATCGTGACCTATGATGAATCAAGCTTTGAAGAAGCAGGAATTGAAGTACTCGCGGACGATATCGTGGATTATAACCATCACTTCATCCGTCATGACTCGGATGCTGTCGCAAGCCTCGTCATGCGGAAAGTTCTATCCATTCGACGCGTGCGTCAATTCGAAGGGAAGGAGGAACTGACGTGA
- the rapZ gene encoding RNase adapter RapZ — MEQNQPQLVIITGMSGAGKTVAMNSFEDLGYFCVDNLPPTLLPQLIEVIGQVRPKIAVAIDTRARDFIDSFFVVYEDLKKTNLQIRMLYLDARNDVLVRRYKESRRSHPLAPTASPLIGIERERTLLEGFRDKAQLLMDTSDIKPLALKERILKEFTEGERIPFTVNVMSFGFKHGLPLDADLVFDLRFLPNPFYIPELRPKTGLDLEVSSYVMQWPEAKLFYKKLVDMLEFLIPQYEREGKSQLVVALGCTGGKHRSITFAEAISKEFKNQYHIVTNHRDYVHAKEER; from the coding sequence ATGGAACAGAATCAACCGCAACTGGTCATCATTACAGGAATGAGTGGCGCCGGAAAAACGGTCGCAATGAACAGCTTTGAAGACTTAGGCTATTTTTGTGTCGACAATCTACCACCGACGTTATTGCCACAATTGATTGAAGTGATTGGGCAGGTGCGTCCGAAAATCGCCGTTGCCATCGATACACGGGCTCGTGATTTCATTGACAGCTTCTTTGTCGTTTATGAAGATTTGAAAAAAACGAATCTGCAAATCCGGATGTTGTATCTTGATGCCCGCAATGATGTACTCGTCCGCCGGTATAAAGAATCCCGCCGGTCGCATCCGTTGGCGCCGACCGCGTCTCCGTTGATCGGCATCGAACGGGAACGGACATTGCTCGAAGGATTCCGCGATAAAGCCCAGTTGCTGATGGATACGAGTGATATTAAACCGCTCGCCTTAAAGGAACGGATCTTAAAAGAGTTTACCGAAGGGGAACGGATTCCGTTCACCGTCAATGTCATGTCGTTTGGTTTCAAGCACGGTCTGCCGCTCGACGCAGATCTCGTGTTTGACTTACGTTTCCTGCCGAACCCGTTTTACATTCCGGAACTCCGACCGAAGACCGGTCTCGATCTTGAAGTCTCGTCTTATGTCATGCAGTGGCCGGAAGCGAAGCTGTTTTATAAAAAGCTCGTCGACATGCTCGAATTCCTGATTCCCCAGTATGAGCGGGAAGGAAAATCGCAGCTCGTCGTGGCGCTCGGTTGTACCGGTGGAAAACACCGGTCGATTACGTTTGCTGAAGCGATCAGTAAAGAGTTTAAGAACCAATACCATATCGTGACGAATCACCGGGATTATGTCCACGCGAAGGAGGAGAGATAA